A stretch of DNA from Oreochromis aureus strain Israel breed Guangdong linkage group 10, ZZ_aureus, whole genome shotgun sequence:
gaatAACTcagagcagctgttgtttattcCACATATTTGTAACACAGCCCACTGGTGAAAGTCTGCAAAGCTCTATGTACAACCAACACACAGTAACCCTGCCGGTCACTTTAGAGCAGAGGTGGGCAATTCATTTTCCCAAGAACCTTTACAGCAATAACAAGTTTTAGTGGCTAAAATGTCCAGTGAATGAACGCAAAAGTAACTCACTGACACCATTGTTCCTGCTCCCTGATGTAGACTTTGGCTGTAGCTGAATAGTCAGTTTTTCATTGGGAAGCTTCCTAACAGGGAGACTTCATTGCCAGCTAAGAGGCTGCATTTTCTAAACACTAAAGAAAGATGTTACAGTGCTTCTATACCTCATGCAGCTGAGGATATACACTGGCATTAATGACGTTTAACATAATTCAGTTTGCAGTATTGCCAGCATTTAGGGTTAACATTAATTCACATAAAACATTATTAAAAGGTAGCTGTCACACTGATCAACTCTTCAGCAGGAAGAGATGATGTGAGAAGaaagcagctaaataaaaaaactgttttatcacAAAGTTGTCTTTGTTTATATGATCTGTAGCAAACACAGTAATGACACAACAGGATGAAGTATTAAAGATGTGCTTTTTGCAATTCACTTTTAGATTATAGCAGTTTCAATGCTGCAAAGCCAAGTCAACAGCATCTACTGACACACTGCAGGCACTTTAGTGCAACCTGAGTCTCTTTTCCTATGTCCTTATGTGGTCTGCTTTACTGTTTTCCTTGACCTCATGATGCCTTTTCTCCCAGTAAAGCGATTATAAAAAAGACACTTTGTAAAAGGTAAGTTTCTTTTCTGTAGGATTGCACCTATTGTATCTTTTTAAAACACACCTTTAGTTTCTGAAAATCCATTACTACCAAGGTGTGTTAAAAAGTCAATACTTCCAGCATTTGAAGCGTTGAGAAGAGAATATGgttacagtctttttttttttattctattcttgatcgataatttataataaactgtTGGCAGCTTGGGTTAATCCGAGCTTAAATGTCTGAAATCAATATTCTGATTTAAGATTAACATGACACAAACATGGATAATAGATATaaaacacattaattttaatgttttatgccCACAACAGAACAACAAGACTCTGCACTTACAGTAACAAAACTTGTATTAAAGCAGTATCAGACTGAAACCTACCTGTGTAATAAACAACCTCGTCCCAGCCGTCACGCTGCCAGGCTGCATTTCTGGTGTCTTCTCTGGACTGCAGGTCTTTGTAAGCTGGAAAGAAACACATTCAAACTCATTGAGTAAAAGCTgtacattgagagtaacatcctcctctctgccccttaatgctctccaGTCGCTATGGTAATGCGTAAatagttctttcaaaataagacacacaactacaacatggggaaagacccagggaatccgagttaacgataaaaaccctgaaaaccacaaATTTCACACTTGAGCGTAAACTcacgcggcccggtaccaaactactcacggaccggtaccggtctgtgGCCCGGGGGTTAGGGACCGCTGTTTTACATCTAAAATGCATGTGTTAAACACTACACTATTTAGTAGGTTACCAAAAATATGTACATACATTTGGATTTGTAGGTGACCTAGATAatctttgcagcatttttcttgaATGATCCTGGAAACTCGTCTTACCCCATAAGTGGTGAACTGTGTACAGACTTCCAATCTGAGAGAAAAAGCCTCCCACCGCCTCTTGGTTCTGCTGGCGAATCTCAATAGCCCGAGCCCTGCACAGCACCAAAGACGTTACACAAAACAGCTTCTAAAAAGAGTGGCAGTAATTAAAACACCACAGCATCCACCAATACTCCGCTCATTCCAAGTCAGTACATCAAATTTCAGTTTTAAACTATCAGCATTGTCATCATCTTTCCTGCATGTTTGGTTTTAtataattaacaataaaaatttCATAGTCAAAATCAATTTAAATCCAACAGATAAATATATTAACATATATTAAATGAAGGCCAGACAGTTAaagatgtattattattattattattatgtggtCATGCTCAGGAGTCATGCATAAATTTTGTGGTCACAAAGTACCACCGACTCATATTCACCTGCAACAATGTGTGAAACCAACAAAATAGCAGTGAGGAACTTTTTAGATTGTAGCTACAAGATTATTACAAAGGGAACTATAGCTCACATGGTTATCCCCCACAACTGTGGCTCAGATATtacatgaaaaagaaagttgtgcCTTACCAGTAATTTCCCCATTCAATCATTGTCCCTGGCTGAGAAAAAGAAGGTAAAGATCATGTTCTTTACATGTAccgcaaaaaacaaaacactcccCCCCAAAACCCAGACTTACAGAGGGAGGAGGACCAATTTTGTAGTTCATAAAAGAGAGTTACCCTGAGTTGATATGATCGGAGCTCATAGATGTTGGGTCCTGGACGAGGGACGGGTTCGTTCCAAAAACTGAACTCCAGCAGCAGCTGGTTCCTACGAGACAGCAGCATCTTCCCCCTCTCATTCCTGTACTCCATAAACTTCTACAGCAATGACAAATAAAAGACGCACAGCGCTCAGAAAATCTGACTCAGCTAAAATAACTGCCAAATATATTTGCATTCATATTGTTCGACTGTTAAGTCTGATCAGGATCTAGACAATGAAAGTCAGCTAGTGTGCATTCAGACAATTTAAGTGAAAGAAAAGACCTTTTTACCTggattaataaaaatatatataaatcacCTTTTCTGAGAAGGTATAATAAGAGGATAGAGATATGCAGAGAATACATATATATGGCATTTATGGTTATATATCTAGTGTATACACTTCTAAATTGCCATGTGGTACTTAATGTATGCAGTGTTGTTAGAAAGTGAGCGAGATGAGTAAATTGTCTGGGCAGATTAACAGTAGTATGTATTTACTGATTAAAGTTTGTGGAATTGTGCAAATTAAAGTCATGAGGTTTGCCAAAGGACACTTGGTAAAGGGACTGTCACAGATGTGCACTGTTCCTGCACAAAACCTTTGCGCAGCCTCTTGTTTACATGTGGTAGCTGTATTCTGTCACCAGGGGGCAGTGCCACAAATATGTGAAACAGGTTGATTTACTTTGTAATTATCTGACATATCAGCTCATGCTCTTCAATGTGGGAGGAACACATTCTTACAAGCCACTTACTTTATTTTATCTGCAGGGTTTtccaaaaactaagaaaaaaaaacacatttctgaaGATTAAACCTGCAGCATGAATCATCTGTTCATTAACACTTTCCTTCTTCAAAGCATGATTCTGTAAATAATCTTTACAGATTACTGGAAACATTAAAGATGAAGATGGAAGGAAAATGTCACGTGGGTCTAGCTAGATGGGTGCACTGCTGGAAACATTGGCCTACAGATCACCAACGGCCAGTGGGCTTAACTAATCAGAGCACCCGTTACCTTATTCTGCCTGAGTTTGTTCATGACTTCGGTGAGAGCCGGGTATCCTCCCCGATATCTCCACAGGTGAACTAGAATAGAAGGAGCAGAAGAGCCAAAAATAACGTAGCTCTTAAATAGatcttgttgtgtttttttttctgggcaAGAGTTTTTCACAATAGCATCTGTGGTTAGACCTCCCTCTGAACCACCCGTGATTGTGGAGCATGATGGGATTCAGTCTATACAGCATGAATCTCCAGTCCATTTCTGTGTATACATGTGAAAGACATCATGTCATCTTACCACTACAATTAcattttagaaaaaagaaaaattcttaATTtcataaagtgaaaaaaatgaacatggCACTAAGATAGTGTATGTTAGTGCCATGTTAGtgccatgttcattcactcccccagtcactttattagatacacagggttagggttagggttgtgACAGCATCACATAGTTGCTGCAGACTAGTCAGCTGCACATTTATGATGAGAAACTCTCTTTCCACCGCATCCCAAAAGTGCTCTACTGGATTGAAATCTGCTGACCAGTCTTTGTAAACCTAGAGATGggtgtgtgggaaaatcccagtagatcaacagtttgtgtgttgtgtgtggcACCAACAGCTATGCCACATTCAATGacacttaaaacacatttcttcccCTTTCTTGACCATGTTTGCATGCCTAAGTGCACCGAGTTGTTGACATATGATCAGCTGATTAAATATTTGAGTTAATGAACAGCTGAACAGGtctacctaataaagtggccactgAGTGCATTTAATACGTGTAGTATCTCGGAaaatattaaaagaaacaaTTCTAATGTTTATCTTCCCATTAAGCTAAATGCCTTTTATCTGCTAGTTCGAGAATTAGCATCAGACtgcaaagcaggaaaaaaaaatccgaATTCAAAGACCAAATTTCCAAAtctgaatacaaaacacaactATGACTATCAGACTGAGCCAAAAGGGACAGCTACAAGCTAGAAACATAGCACCATATACTGTAGTGTTCACATGCTGAAGGTTTACTGATGCAACCTTTCAGAAAACCTTTCCTGACACTGCCAACATTACAGCTCTGTAACACTAGAGAGGGCCCACAGCTGGGGAACGACAAATGTCACCACTTGGACAAAATGGAGAGCAGCCAGGAAAAAGTTCAGTTCAGTCTCAGCTATAattaactgaaatagaaaagcTGAGAGAGGAGAAAAACCACAGTGCCTTTAAGTAAGATCTGTTTTTACACCAAGATAACAGCATAGTTTGAAAAATCCACCACACCTCAGCAAGACTATCCTGCTGTACAACTTGATTTAACGTAAACATGTACAGTTTCTCCTTAATCAATGAGGCTCACGATCAAGAGGTCAAATAATTTGCATCTTGTAGAGCTTAAAGCAACAATATTGATTATAAAATGAGTCTGAGGATTGCATGAAAATGCTGgatttattgatttaaaaaaaaacccaaaacaacataTCTCAAGTCTATATCCATAAACTGCTTATTCTGAAGAATCAACTACAAGAAGCACATTCAAAAGGCTAGAACTACAGCAGCACCTGGTAAATAATAGTCATGATGAACATTGTTCTCATTTTTACCTTCTAGTAATATGTTTGTGAGATTTCAATCTAATGTTTCCTCTTCTAAAGAGGAGGTTGAGCTTTGACGAATAACCAGATTGAATGGCCTCAAATAATTCACCTCGCTGACATTTAAATACAAAGTCTGGTATAACTCGGGTATGGTGGATGTTCTTACCTGCCTGATCCTGCTCCCCATACCATGTGTTCCAGGTGCCTACAAGCTCACAGGGGTATTCAGGGTCAGTGTGAATGGAAGGCAAGACGTCCTCACTGAAGACAtggacaaaaaggaaaaaaagtgtaaaaatgcaaaatatctGACGTACTGGTTGCAAAAAAGAGCTCTGATGTGACATCTGAATTAAGCTAACACAGCAAAGACTCATACCAAAGTTGATTGTAAGCATCAAGGCACTCAGGCTTGACATTGTGAACTGCAACAAAAaagaacacacaaaacatgagtaGATAACATGATCAAACAGATTTCATGGGTTTATTAACAGTTGTGGTAATCATTAACTGTGTCCCACTGCGAGCAATACATACACTGTATTTTGTACAGGTTGTTGTCTTCTTTTTTGGCAAGCAGGTGAGAGTGAGCATCTTTTCTGGGGATGACTTTTCTAACAAAAAGGGATTTGAACCAGCTTTCATCACCAACATTTGAGAGGCTCCTGtggtgagattaaaaaaaaaaaaagttggataCAATCAACATTTCTTTGGCTACACAATGCAGCATTTAAGTACCAACAAAAGCAAAGCTCCCCTAATAATCCAACCCTGTTTCCTTCTATTCTGTATTGTATTTCTCTGTGAACGTCTGATATATATAGTCTGGTGTTAAACCTCTAACTGCTGCTTTATCAGTCCAAGTCTCAAAAACACAGATGTGGACAGGCTATATTTAATGATACCGTTACTGTCTTGTTATGAAATATGCAATGTAAAAAGTGAACGAGGTCAGTTTTACTGCAAGAGCCAGCGGTGTAAACTAGTAAATGGCGACTGAAGAAAAGGTGCAAATCTTTTTTTAGCCCAGCCAACCTATGCATTCCAGAGGTCAGCAGCACAAAAGGCTGTAGGGTCTACAGACAGCACAAAACCCTGAGATTAGTCTGCACTGACTTTAATCAGCCTTCCCACATTTTCTGGTAACGTACTCGATCTACAAGTGCCAACAGGCAGCACGTGTAGCGGCTGAGCTTGACAGGAAACAGTCCACCGATTTTCCAAATaatgcaccaaaaaaaaaagacattaaaacacAGTTAAGTGTCACACTGTAGTCAGTTTTATACAAATCTCTGCCTTTCAAATGGAAATAACAGCTTAATTTAGGCCGCTCAGCTGCTGCAGCGAGGAAACTGAATCGTCCAGTGACCAAAACAAGCACAGCTGTGCAGCAATTCAATGCATTTTGACCTTGAAGTTGAATTCAGTTTAAGACTCGGCTGtaaatttttaatcatttcttcaaACCAAGTCTATAAAAGCACGCATGGCATCATAAATCAGACTCTGACGATTGTTAGGACAAGTTGCCTcgctgtttattttaaaaatcgtGGGGGTAACAATCAATGTTAGCAGAAAGTTAGCAAGTTTACAGCTACATGGCTAATGCTAGCTACGTTACACAGAGATGTAAACGTAGCGAACGTCCTTACGTTCCCTTTAGCGTTAGCTTAGCCGCCTAGCAGCCCGCACTTTGTCATTGGGGCTACACGAGCAGAAGTTTAATGACTTTTAAGCAAGATTTATGCACCTGCACAGATAAACTGTATATAGAAGAGTCTAACCTGAGGGCGACGTTCACCGGGCTGCTCGCATGAAGCACGCTTCTCGTCTGTTTGAGGCCTCTACCCACTGTTTGAAGGACTTGGGTCGCCATCTTTCCTCGAAAGCCGTGTGGCGGTTGCTGGAGGCTGCAGCCGCAGTCCGGTTCCCGCAGGAGCTGACGTTACTCACGGGAGCGTGACCCCGAGTCAGAACCGAGAGTACCGGAATCACTTGTGGGGTGATTTAAAGCACGGATATTAACACAGCTTAATACAAAACACGCAGAGTTCGCTGTTGTTGGATTTATATAAAGTTCTCATAGTTTTGGGGGCTTTGATCAGTCCGCCTGCTGAGCTTGTATTTATAATCTGCATATCCCCATTACTTAAAAGTGAACAGTTTTTACCTAAAAATTTCATTCACTGCACCTTTGTATAACAATAAACAGTCAGGACAGCTCCGTCAGTAATTAGACCAGACTCACTTACAGAGCACCACTCACTGGAATCACCCCTCACCACATCCGGATCATCCCTTTACACACCCCTgcatacaattttttttcagattataaagtgcatattatttataaatgcaATTTGCACTACTCTCTTAAACAATCTCCCTCTTACTTTTAATTCTTCTTTAACACAATTttgatttttatagtttttttaaatcaccattGTATACATAAAAGTTGTGCACTATCTCAGTCTAACCCTTTATTGACCATGGGCCCACCAGCGGGCCCATTTTACAGGTAAATTTGAAGGGCTGCACCTATTGTACTTAAACCATTATTTATGTaaactattattatttacaATATTATCATTAACTATTATTTCTTCTGTATCCCGCTGATGTAACATAATAATTTTCCTTGTTGGGTCAATAAAAGTCATTACAACTTAACTTAATGCTCCAAAGTACCTTATATTAAATGGAAAATGAAGCAGCCAAAGCTTTTGCATGTTCTATGATAATACCATGCcaaatgtacatttttgtaTTCACACACCTGATATCTACTTTGTCAGATTTAATTGAATACCATAACggcatttattttttcctccctcctctttctttgtCTCTTGGATGGGTCCTCAACTGTACATGGGCCCCTGGGCACATGCCCAGAATGCCCATTGGACAATCCAGCCCAGGCCTTCACCTTTTGATTATAATATATTTCTAACCTGGATAACAGACACGAGTACCTTGCATGACATTGTTCGTTTGcgatgttttattttgcaaattcCTCTGAAAGGTGTCCACAACCTAAACAGGTAACGAGGAAGTTATATTTAGTCTCTTTACCCATACATGTACAGCAAAGATTCTCAGTTTATAAACATAAATTCACATTAACACTTGAAACACAAGCATTGTAGAGAGACAAGTAAGCTGATATTACTGCATGAAATCACAGTTTTCTGTCATGAAGTGGGAGTTTGTGCCAGTGGGGAATCGGCTGCACTGGGGGCAGCAGAGATGTTGAGCTCCTGCAGTTTCTCTAATAGCgtcgtctcctcctgaagtgGAAGGTCTGTTAGGGGCTCCACAAATTCAGTTCCTGCAACCCTCTTTCCTGTTAGGGGGTCAACCACTCGGCCAACTTTATACACGACCTCTGACAGTTCATGCTTCACGTGTTTGCTTCTGGGCTCAGGCAGAGCCTTGAGGAGGACAATATCTCCCACAGTGCACTGTTGCAATGCATCATGGGCAAAGTAAGTCTTCCTTTTGTTGTAGTACTACAGGAGAAAAAGAGACAATATCAGagttatttaaatataaattcataAATGCTTGAACTTTTATGCCCAGAATTCCTAGTTGGATCCAAGTGGCAGAAAGCTGACACTTTTGTGGCCCGAGGCTCccgtctctgctttttgcagatgatttgGTCTTTCTGGTTTATCAGGTAGTCGCCTTCAGCAGAAATGTGCTGAAAAGTCACTGAAACATGGGACAGTGGACCTCACCGTCCATGTAAAGGCATAAAAACAACATTATGTCCATTATAAACAAATAACCGTCACCATGTGTGCCTCTTGGATTACATAAAGAATAAATTGCAAGGCTCTAAGTTTTCTtaatgacaaaaaagaaaaaacagaagtcCTTGTTTGTACCCCGGACATAATTGTGTCTAATGTCATGAAATCTCCAAGTTCTcttgaaacattttaaatcatCAATCTAGAACCTCAATTGAtgcctttattttattgtatttggaTTACTTTAATTCATTGTTCATTTGTCTAAGCAAAGCCTCCTGGGACCGATGAGAGGTTGTACAGAGTGCCGCTGGGAGGCTTTTGACTAAGTGACACTGTTGCCAACCCGGCTGCACTGGCTCCCCATTAACTCTGGAGTCCACTTTAAGATTCTGGTTTTGACTTATAGAACTCTGCATGGACAAACTCCACTGTACAACAAAGAACTTTTACATCTATACGTTCCCAGGAGGTCATGTGACCAGGATGTGTACAGAGTATCAAATAATTCTGAGAACTAAAGAAGAGGGAGCTTTTGCAAAACTATCCTGCACTCTCTGGAACTCTTTCCTTCTGAGTTTGAAATCTTTGGATTTGGTGATCTCTCTTAAAAAGCACCTAAAAATAATCTTTTCAAACTTGTTTTTTGGGAaacttgtttttatgttcaagCACTTTTGTTtagaagcactttgtgacaatATCTTGACAAGTAAAATTTTGGTTACTGACTAATAGTTATTTGGAGCTCTATGTCTCTCCTCTGCATCCATGCTAGTTCTGACTCACAATAGCACTGTCATGCTCTTAACTCTGGTCACATGACCAATTACACTCTGTATACAACAAATCTTACATAATGGCCACAGCATTTTAATCAAAATATTTTACAGAGGTATACTTAAGTCAAACTTTTATCAGTGTTGCCATTTTAATATCTTATTTAATatacttttaatctttttttaaacgCTGTGTTGAGTCAAATCAACATGAATTTATATCTGAAACATCATCTCTGAGAAAGTTACACTGCATTTCAGCATTACTTCTAATCTATCCAATCTCTAATTTCCTTAGAAGCTTGCATTACAGCAACATTATGCACTGGTGCAACGAGATGTACAACAAATTTtggtaaatgagaaaaaagaactttgtgaaataaataaataaaaactaaaataccTCTATGTTTAAAgcaatgaaaaataatgaaacaaatggaatGTTTTGCCATATAAAACTCAATTTTGTtgaaaacactgacattttcgtaaatgaattaaaagatACTACATCATGGAGTCAATAGAGCAAAGCCTCAGATCCTCAGCATTGCTCCTAAGTCCCAACTCAAGAGTAATGCCAGTGATCTACTCATTTCCTCTGACAGCATGCAATGAGTCTGACTTGCATAACGTCACCAGAACAGGTATGCGAAGCCATTTTCGGACATCCACAGCCTTCAAAAATAACATCAACAGTATTGGCTCACTCCCACACACATCTGGTATGCAAAGCTGTCCGTCTAAACACCTGCATAGGGGTATAATCTCTCCCTAAAGGTATCTGAGCCTTTTCTCTTCAGGGCCCTTTAGCTGTGGACACCATctttaaaaaggcttttctaatatttttgtttttactctgcTCTCCAACAA
This window harbors:
- the LOC116317285 gene encoding protein NipSnap homolog 2-like, with product MATQVLQTVGRGLKQTRSVLHASSPVNVALRSLSNVGDESWFKSLFVRKVIPRKDAHSHLLAKKEDNNLYKIQFHNVKPECLDAYNQLCEDVLPSIHTDPEYPCELVGTWNTWYGEQDQAVHLWRYRGGYPALTEVMNKLRQNKKFMEYRNERGKMLLSRRNQLLLEFSFWNEPVPRPGPNIYELRSYQLRPGTMIEWGNYWARAIEIRQQNQEAVGGFFSQIGSLYTVHHLWAYKDLQSREDTRNAAWQRDGWDEVVYYTVPLIQHMESRIMIPMKTSPLK
- the mrps17 gene encoding 28S ribosomal protein S17, mitochondrial; protein product: MSVKHASVHAKWIIGRVIGTKMHKTAKVRVTRLVLDPYLLKYYNKRKTYFAHDALQQCTVGDIVLLKALPEPRSKHVKHELSEVVYKVGRVVDPLTGKRVAGTEFVEPLTDLPLQEETTLLEKLQELNISAAPSAADSPLAQTPTS